From Spirosoma agri, one genomic window encodes:
- the gyrB gene encoding DNA topoisomerase (ATP-hydrolyzing) subunit B yields MTNELIDAEAPVETALGNYGADNIQVLEGLEAVRKRPSMYIGDVGTRGLHHLIWEVVDNSIDEALAGYCDKITVTINPDNSVTVQDNGRGIPTGINTKMGKSALEIAMTILHAGGKFDKDTYKVSGGLHGVGVSCVNALSTDVRVEVHREGRIFEQEYKIGVPQYNVRVIGEADDTGTTTHFKPDASIFTDTVYKYDTVAGRLRELAYLNKGIHVFLKDLRELDEAGEPIRQDDFFSEGGLIEFVQFLDETRPALDGMKPIYMESTKGATPVQVALVYNYEAGENVLSYVNNINTHEGGTHVQGFRSALTRVLKNYADKNPGVLPKNSGKVPFSGEDFRKGLTAVISVKVQEPQFEGQTKTKLGNQEVVSAVSQTMADLLETWLEENPKTAAGIVKKVLVSAQARIAADLAYKRIMTERKDFMGGMGLPGKLADCSDTDPEKCELYLVEGDSAGGTAKQGRNRAFQAILPLRGKILNVEKAMEHKIYENEEIKNIWTALGIRLEKKDDETVMNLEKLRYHKIIIMTDADVDGSHIRTLILTLFYRNMKALIDNGYIYIAQPPLYLIKKGKEERYCWTEAQREAAVKELAGGGREENVGVQRYKGLGEMNAEQLWSTTMNPDTRSLKIVTVESAADADHVFSTLMGDEVAPRREFIERNAKYARVDV; encoded by the coding sequence ATGACCAACGAACTGATTGACGCAGAGGCTCCCGTTGAAACCGCGTTAGGCAACTATGGTGCCGATAATATTCAGGTGCTGGAAGGTCTTGAAGCCGTTCGCAAACGGCCATCTATGTACATTGGCGACGTAGGTACGCGCGGCTTGCATCACCTCATCTGGGAAGTTGTTGATAACTCCATCGATGAAGCGTTAGCGGGCTACTGCGACAAGATTACCGTGACAATCAATCCCGATAATTCGGTTACCGTTCAGGACAATGGCCGGGGTATTCCGACGGGTATCAATACCAAAATGGGTAAGTCGGCCCTTGAGATCGCCATGACGATCCTGCACGCCGGTGGTAAGTTCGACAAAGATACCTACAAAGTTTCCGGTGGTTTGCACGGTGTTGGCGTATCCTGCGTAAACGCGCTCTCGACCGACGTTCGCGTGGAAGTGCACCGCGAAGGCAGAATCTTCGAACAGGAGTACAAAATAGGCGTTCCTCAGTACAACGTTCGCGTTATTGGTGAAGCCGACGATACCGGCACCACGACGCATTTCAAGCCCGACGCCAGTATTTTCACCGATACAGTTTATAAGTACGACACCGTAGCCGGTCGCCTGCGCGAACTGGCCTATCTGAATAAAGGTATCCACGTTTTCCTGAAAGATCTGCGTGAACTCGACGAAGCGGGTGAACCCATTCGTCAGGACGATTTCTTCTCGGAAGGGGGCCTGATCGAATTCGTGCAGTTTCTGGACGAAACCCGTCCTGCCCTGGATGGCATGAAGCCGATCTACATGGAGAGTACCAAAGGGGCTACTCCTGTGCAGGTTGCTCTGGTTTACAATTACGAAGCGGGTGAGAACGTGCTGTCGTATGTCAACAACATCAACACGCACGAAGGCGGGACGCACGTACAGGGCTTCCGCTCGGCGCTGACGCGGGTGTTGAAGAACTACGCGGACAAGAATCCCGGTGTGTTACCCAAGAATTCGGGTAAAGTGCCCTTCAGTGGCGAAGATTTCCGTAAAGGGCTGACGGCAGTTATTTCGGTAAAGGTACAGGAACCCCAGTTTGAGGGCCAGACCAAGACTAAGCTGGGCAACCAGGAGGTCGTCAGCGCGGTGAGCCAGACCATGGCTGACCTGCTCGAAACGTGGCTGGAGGAAAATCCAAAGACGGCAGCAGGTATCGTTAAGAAAGTACTTGTATCAGCACAGGCGCGGATTGCCGCTGATCTGGCGTACAAGCGCATCATGACCGAGCGCAAGGACTTTATGGGCGGTATGGGTCTGCCCGGTAAACTGGCCGACTGCTCCGATACCGATCCCGAAAAATGCGAACTCTACCTCGTAGAGGGCGATTCGGCGGGAGGAACCGCCAAACAGGGTCGAAACCGGGCATTTCAGGCCATCCTGCCTTTACGTGGTAAGATCCTGAACGTTGAGAAGGCCATGGAGCACAAGATCTACGAAAACGAAGAGATCAAGAACATATGGACGGCGCTCGGTATTCGGCTTGAGAAGAAAGATGATGAAACGGTAATGAATCTCGAAAAGCTTCGTTATCACAAGATCATCATCATGACCGATGCCGACGTTGATGGTAGCCACATCCGGACGTTGATCCTGACGTTGTTTTATCGCAATATGAAAGCGCTGATCGACAACGGGTATATTTATATTGCACAGCCTCCGCTTTACCTGATCAAAAAAGGCAAAGAGGAACGCTACTGCTGGACCGAAGCCCAGCGGGAAGCTGCCGTTAAAGAACTTGCCGGTGGTGGTCGAGAAGAAAACGTCGGTGTTCAGCGTTATAAGGGTCTTGGTGAGATGAACGCCGAACAGCTCTGGAGCACTACGATGAACCCCGATACACGAAGTCTGAAAATCGTGACGGTGGAGTCGGCGGCCGATGCTGATCACGTGTTCTCAACCCTGATGGGCGATGAAGTTGCTCCCCGACGCGAGTTCATCGAACGAAACGCTAAATATGCCCGAGTGGATGTTTAA
- a CDS encoding alanine dehydrogenase, protein MTGFEELAKQTALYPQEAPMAVKTSRNGLLIGLPKEVSLQENRIALTPEAVAILVRNGHNVIVEKAAGEKAKFTDNEYSEAGAQIAQSPQEVYEANLILKVEPLVEAEFEHVKSGSTVISALNLPAHDRGYFEKINNKNLTAFGYEYIEDQAGNMLIIRSMSEIAGSTVMLIAGEYLSNADNGRGIILGGITGVPPTKVVMLGAGTVTEYAVRTALGMGSDVKVFDKHLYKLQRLKYSVGQHVYTSIIDSDTMAEAIQRADVVIGAMRAEDGLSPVVVTEEMISRMKPGSVIIDVSIDQGGNFETSRMTTHKQPTFKHMGVIHYCVPNIAARVAYTASMALSNIFLPFLLETGTTGGIEQMMYANRWFMKGVYAHKGTLTNAYIARKFNMRFKDLDLLLAARF, encoded by the coding sequence GTGACTGGATTCGAGGAACTGGCCAAACAAACGGCATTATATCCACAAGAAGCACCGATGGCGGTAAAGACCAGCCGGAACGGTTTGCTCATCGGCCTACCGAAAGAGGTCTCACTTCAGGAGAACCGGATTGCCCTGACGCCCGAGGCCGTAGCCATACTGGTGCGCAATGGGCATAATGTAATCGTCGAAAAAGCCGCTGGCGAGAAAGCCAAGTTCACGGATAACGAATACAGCGAAGCCGGTGCGCAGATTGCTCAGTCACCCCAGGAAGTCTACGAAGCCAACCTGATTCTGAAAGTTGAACCACTCGTCGAGGCCGAATTTGAGCACGTCAAATCGGGAAGTACGGTTATTTCGGCCCTGAACCTGCCCGCTCATGACCGGGGCTATTTCGAGAAAATCAACAACAAGAATCTCACTGCCTTCGGCTACGAATACATTGAAGATCAGGCCGGAAACATGCTCATTATCCGATCCATGAGCGAAATTGCGGGGAGTACCGTCATGCTTATTGCGGGCGAATACCTGAGCAATGCCGACAATGGCCGGGGCATCATTCTGGGTGGCATTACGGGCGTCCCTCCGACCAAGGTCGTGATGCTTGGCGCCGGAACCGTGACGGAGTATGCCGTTCGGACCGCACTCGGCATGGGTTCGGATGTGAAAGTATTCGATAAGCATCTGTATAAACTCCAGCGGCTCAAATATTCCGTTGGCCAGCACGTCTACACCTCCATTATCGACTCCGACACGATGGCCGAAGCCATTCAGCGGGCCGACGTTGTGATCGGTGCCATGCGGGCCGAAGACGGGCTGAGTCCGGTTGTCGTCACCGAAGAAATGATCAGCCGCATGAAACCCGGCTCCGTGATCATCGACGTGTCCATCGATCAGGGTGGCAACTTCGAAACCTCGCGTATGACCACGCACAAGCAGCCGACGTTTAAGCATATGGGTGTTATTCATTACTGCGTCCCCAACATTGCCGCTCGTGTTGCCTACACAGCCAGTATGGCCCTCAGTAACATTTTTCTGCCCTTTCTGCTGGAAACGGGTACGACCGGCGGAATCGAGCAGATGATGTACGCGAACCGATGGTTTATGAAAGGTGTTTATGCGCATAAAGGGACACTGACCAACGCCTACATCGCCCGGAAGTTCAATATGCGCTTCAAGGACCTTGATCTGCTGCTGGCAGCCCGATTTTAA
- the tsaE gene encoding tRNA (adenosine(37)-N6)-threonylcarbamoyltransferase complex ATPase subunit type 1 TsaE: MTVHFHRLDELDKVAHQLLTEGRNQSVWLFEGEMGAGKTTLIKALCRALGVVSMVQSPTFSIVNEYTTHEGHSVYHFDCYRLRNEAEALDIGIEEYFDSGDYCFIEWPERIESLWPATYYQVHLSADHVGRRTVETQLV; the protein is encoded by the coding sequence ATGACCGTACACTTTCATCGACTCGACGAACTGGACAAGGTAGCGCACCAGTTGCTGACCGAAGGGCGTAACCAGTCCGTATGGCTGTTTGAAGGCGAAATGGGGGCTGGTAAAACCACGCTGATCAAAGCGCTCTGCCGGGCGCTGGGTGTGGTCAGTATGGTGCAGAGCCCAACCTTTTCGATCGTAAATGAGTATACCACCCACGAAGGCCATTCGGTGTATCACTTCGATTGCTACCGACTGCGCAACGAAGCCGAAGCGCTGGACATTGGCATTGAAGAATATTTCGATTCGGGTGATTACTGTTTCATTGAGTGGCCGGAACGCATCGAATCGCTGTGGCCCGCTACCTATTATCAGGTTCACCTCTCAGCCGACCACGTCGGTCGCCGAACGGTAGAAACGCAACTAGTTTAA
- a CDS encoding Gfo/Idh/MocA family protein, whose amino-acid sequence MNDSLASPNRRTFLKQAAGLATFYIVPRHVLGRGFLAPSDQTTVGFIGLGKQANGLRGQFLKNDARVIAACDVDKTKVSAFAEAVNKHYAEKAETSTYNGCQSYDDYRALLGNKAIDAVVIATPDHWHSVIAIQSAKAGKDIYCEKPLSLTIQEGRDMVNATRKYKRIFQTGNMQRSWKEFRQAVELVRNGYIGQIKTVNVNVGGPPHEFDLTAEPVPAGLNWNAWLGPNTIERPYNNVLDPSLTATFWGKWRDIRDFGGGGMTDWGAHMFDIAQWGLDMDNSGPVELQPGKDGKGLIYRYANGVEMHHTPAEGPQFCQFIGTEGTIKVARKELTTTPASLQDKVIGENEKRVYFSDNHYKDFLDAIKSRKAPICDVEVGHRTASVCTLGNIAYQLGRPLRWNPANEKFENDADANKLLSRPMRKEWTA is encoded by the coding sequence ATGAACGACTCACTTGCTTCACCCAATCGCCGAACATTTTTGAAACAGGCCGCTGGACTGGCTACATTCTATATTGTGCCGCGTCACGTGCTGGGCCGTGGTTTTCTGGCCCCCAGTGATCAGACAACCGTAGGATTCATCGGACTCGGCAAACAGGCCAATGGCCTCCGGGGGCAGTTTCTCAAGAACGACGCCCGCGTTATTGCTGCCTGCGACGTTGACAAAACCAAGGTGTCGGCGTTTGCCGAAGCGGTCAACAAGCACTATGCCGAAAAGGCGGAGACATCGACCTACAACGGTTGCCAGTCGTATGATGATTACCGGGCGTTGCTGGGCAATAAGGCTATCGATGCCGTTGTCATTGCTACGCCGGACCACTGGCACAGCGTCATTGCCATTCAGTCGGCTAAGGCGGGGAAGGACATTTACTGCGAGAAACCGCTGTCGCTCACCATTCAGGAAGGCCGCGACATGGTCAATGCCACACGCAAGTACAAGCGCATTTTTCAGACGGGTAATATGCAGCGGTCGTGGAAGGAATTTCGGCAGGCGGTCGAACTGGTACGCAATGGCTACATCGGCCAGATAAAAACGGTGAACGTCAACGTGGGTGGTCCGCCCCACGAATTCGACCTCACGGCGGAACCCGTTCCCGCTGGCCTTAACTGGAACGCGTGGCTTGGCCCTAACACCATCGAACGACCGTATAATAACGTTCTCGACCCGTCGCTGACCGCTACGTTTTGGGGTAAATGGCGCGACATTCGTGATTTTGGCGGTGGGGGAATGACCGATTGGGGCGCTCACATGTTCGATATTGCGCAGTGGGGTCTGGACATGGACAACTCCGGTCCCGTTGAGCTACAACCCGGAAAAGACGGTAAGGGACTGATCTACCGCTACGCCAATGGTGTCGAAATGCATCACACACCCGCCGAAGGCCCCCAGTTCTGCCAGTTTATCGGCACCGAAGGCACGATCAAAGTTGCCCGAAAAGAATTGACCACAACGCCCGCCAGCCTTCAGGACAAGGTTATTGGCGAGAACGAAAAGCGGGTTTATTTCAGCGATAATCACTACAAAGATTTCCTGGACGCGATCAAAAGTCGAAAAGCCCCGATCTGCGATGTCGAGGTTGGACACCGCACGGCTTCGGTCTGTACATTGGGTAACATTGCCTACCAGCTCGGCCGGCCGCTTCGCTGGAATCCGGCCAACGAGAAATTCGAGAATGATGCTGATGCGAATAAGCTGTTAAGTCGCCCGATGAGGAAGGAGTGGACCGCCTAA
- a CDS encoding RagB/SusD family nutrient uptake outer membrane protein translates to MKKTTLFITAVSLALATSCSDKFLDVQPKAALLIDPLQNKAGVNALLIGAYSLLDGWATPEGAYRSYQVGADNWVYGSVASDDAYKGTIAGDQPPISLIEQANIQSDNIYFRGKWRGMYDGIARSNDVLQTMAVAKDMTDSEKQQVTAEARFLRGHYHFELKKMFNMVPYIDEKTYNPSDLESTKMPNTSDIWPSILADLKAAYDVLPAKQSQVGRPTKWAAAAELGKAYLFQKKYSDAKPFLEAIVASGQYRLMDRYHDNFKAVTNNNAESIFEVQYSVNDGASGGENGNIGSTLNYPYGGGGVTTCCGFFQPSQNLVNAFKTDANGLPLLDSFNATDITNDQGIESTAAFTPYTGNLDPRLDWTVGRRGIPYLDWGVHPGKAYVRDQSYGGPYSPKKHVMYRSDVGTNTFAGNPRLNANNYRLIRYDHILLWLAEVEVEVGDLEKARTYVNQVRRRAANPDGFVKNSDGTAAATYVIKEYSAAWTDKATARKAVQFEERLEFGMEGHRRFDLVRWDLADQTLNAYYSTESIKRSYLKGVKFIKGQHEYFPIPIQEIFNSKKGGAATLTQNPGYN, encoded by the coding sequence ATGAAAAAAACAACTTTATTCATAACAGCGGTCTCGCTGGCTCTGGCTACGTCTTGCTCCGACAAGTTTCTGGATGTTCAGCCTAAAGCAGCTTTACTGATCGATCCACTGCAAAACAAAGCGGGCGTAAATGCGCTGCTTATTGGGGCTTACTCCCTGCTCGATGGGTGGGCCACTCCCGAAGGAGCCTATCGGTCTTATCAGGTAGGAGCCGACAACTGGGTCTACGGCAGCGTAGCGTCCGACGATGCTTACAAAGGAACCATTGCCGGTGACCAACCCCCTATTTCGCTCATCGAACAGGCGAACATTCAATCGGACAATATTTATTTTCGGGGCAAATGGCGCGGTATGTATGATGGCATCGCCCGGTCGAACGATGTGTTACAGACCATGGCCGTCGCCAAGGATATGACTGATTCGGAGAAGCAGCAGGTAACGGCCGAAGCGCGTTTCCTGCGAGGCCACTACCATTTTGAACTCAAGAAGATGTTCAATATGGTTCCCTACATCGACGAGAAAACGTACAATCCCAGCGATCTCGAAAGTACGAAGATGCCGAACACATCGGATATCTGGCCCAGCATCCTGGCCGATCTGAAAGCGGCTTACGACGTGTTGCCCGCCAAGCAATCGCAGGTGGGTCGTCCTACGAAATGGGCGGCTGCTGCTGAGCTTGGCAAAGCGTATCTGTTCCAGAAGAAATATTCCGACGCAAAACCGTTCCTCGAAGCCATCGTGGCCAGCGGTCAGTACCGGTTAATGGATCGCTACCACGATAATTTCAAAGCCGTTACAAACAACAATGCCGAGTCGATTTTCGAAGTGCAGTACTCGGTCAATGATGGCGCATCGGGTGGTGAAAACGGTAACATTGGCTCAACGCTAAACTATCCATATGGTGGCGGTGGCGTAACAACGTGCTGTGGATTTTTCCAGCCTTCGCAGAATCTGGTCAATGCCTTCAAAACCGATGCCAATGGCCTGCCCTTGCTCGACTCGTTCAATGCAACGGATATAACCAACGATCAGGGAATCGAATCGACCGCGGCTTTTACACCCTATACCGGCAATCTTGACCCTCGTCTGGACTGGACGGTGGGCCGTCGGGGTATTCCATATCTGGACTGGGGCGTTCACCCAGGTAAGGCGTATGTCCGCGATCAGTCGTACGGCGGTCCGTATTCACCCAAGAAACACGTCATGTATCGTTCGGATGTAGGCACGAATACGTTCGCGGGGAACCCGCGTCTGAATGCCAACAACTACCGCCTGATCCGCTATGATCACATATTGCTCTGGCTGGCTGAAGTCGAGGTAGAAGTCGGTGATCTGGAGAAAGCGCGAACCTACGTGAACCAGGTACGTCGGCGAGCCGCTAACCCCGATGGCTTCGTTAAAAATTCGGACGGAACAGCCGCTGCAACTTACGTCATCAAAGAGTATTCCGCAGCCTGGACCGACAAAGCCACCGCCCGGAAGGCCGTGCAGTTCGAAGAGCGGCTGGAGTTTGGCATGGAAGGCCATCGCCGGTTCGATCTGGTCCGCTGGGATCTGGCTGACCAAACGCTGAACGCGTATTATTCAACGGAATCAATTAAGCGCTCCTATTTGAAAGGGGTTAAGTTCATCAAGGGCCAGCACGAATATTTCCCCATTCCGATTCAGGAGATTTTCAACAGTAAAAAAGGGGGCGCAGCCACGCTAACGCAAAATCCCGGTTACAATTAA
- a CDS encoding SusC/RagA family TonB-linked outer membrane protein: protein MTYIVLQKLYRTVPLLMLSWALCVGAFAQDRKISGRITDGNDNSGLPGANVVVKGTKTGVVTDADGQFSLNVASERDVLTVSAIGYAPQDVTIGSRTTLTIALAPDVKTLNEVVVTGYGAQAKRDITGAVATVDTKQLLSVPATNVGQALQGRVAGVQVGNENSPGGGVMVRIRGFGTINDNSPLYVIDGVPTKGNLNTLNLNDVESMQILKDASAASIYGSRAGNGVVIITTKKGKAGKPKFTYDTYYGSQRHGKLLDMLNTQEYANLIWESRKNSGVVSSNGNPLHSQFGNGATPVIPDYILPSGAMEGDSRVARNADGTYVNYNSDINSSKFLLITKANKTGTDWMEEIFRTAPIQNHQLGVSGGSENGRYAMSLNYFNQDGIMKYTGYKRYSLRANTEFNVTKRVRLGQNFQVAYGERVGQPNGNNAESNPISFAYRIQPIIPVYDVAGNFAGTRGGDLDNAFNPMADLYRNKDNKEIEVRLFGNAFAEVDILPNLTARTSFGIDYNNYNYRNYSIRNIEASEARGSNSLTTNNNYGWTWTWYNTLTYNINLGDRHRFNIIAGTEAIKNYYETFDATRTNFFVDDLDNRYLSSGTGVQTNNGSASNWSLASEFAKINYGLDDKYLLDLTVRRDRSSRFAPEYRSAVFPAASAGWRISKENFFKPLTFVDDLKFRVGFGQTGNQEIGNYNSFTQFSTNPITSFYDINGTRTSAVSGYELTQFGNIQAKWETTTSLNIGFDASLLKNRLSVGFDWYTRTTSDMLFPVQPPLTQGVATNPFRNIGSMRNRGVDLMIGYGDKIGTRGLTYNVNANFSTYRNVVTKTNGDPSTQYFGINDERIQNFVVTQQNYPIASFFGYTIDGIFQSNEEAKAHPVQFGNAASENVAGRFKFRDVNGDGVINSQDLSIIGSPHPKFTYGLNVSLNYKNFGLTVFGQGVQGNQIFNYVKYWTDFPTFGGNRSTRMLYQSWRPGSTDAVLPQLRSSDQVSIQPSTYYLESGSYFRMKNIQLTYQLPQALLSRLKLGATSVYVQGQNLFTVTKYSGMDPEINLRSYSAGNDRQIGVDGGSYPVAKTVLVGLNLSF, encoded by the coding sequence ATGACTTACATTGTTTTACAAAAACTGTATCGCACAGTTCCTTTGCTCATGTTGAGCTGGGCTCTGTGCGTTGGGGCCTTTGCCCAGGATCGAAAAATTTCTGGTCGGATCACCGATGGAAATGACAATTCGGGGCTACCCGGTGCCAATGTCGTTGTCAAAGGAACAAAGACAGGGGTAGTTACCGATGCTGACGGTCAATTTTCACTCAATGTAGCGTCTGAACGAGATGTGTTGACAGTTTCAGCCATTGGTTATGCTCCGCAGGACGTTACCATAGGCTCGCGGACAACCCTTACCATTGCGCTGGCTCCCGACGTGAAAACGCTCAACGAGGTCGTTGTGACGGGTTATGGAGCGCAGGCCAAACGAGACATTACGGGGGCCGTTGCTACGGTCGATACCAAACAACTGCTTTCGGTTCCCGCTACCAACGTCGGACAGGCCTTGCAGGGCCGCGTGGCAGGCGTACAGGTCGGCAATGAGAATTCGCCCGGTGGTGGCGTTATGGTGCGTATCCGGGGCTTCGGTACGATCAACGACAACTCTCCGCTCTACGTTATTGATGGCGTTCCAACCAAAGGCAACCTCAACACCCTCAATCTCAACGATGTGGAGAGTATGCAGATTCTGAAAGATGCGTCAGCCGCTTCTATTTACGGATCAAGAGCCGGTAATGGTGTCGTTATTATCACTACGAAAAAAGGCAAAGCCGGTAAACCCAAATTTACGTACGATACCTACTACGGCTCGCAACGGCACGGTAAGCTGCTCGACATGCTGAACACGCAGGAATATGCTAACCTGATCTGGGAGTCCCGCAAAAATTCGGGGGTCGTCTCGAGTAATGGAAACCCGCTTCACTCACAGTTTGGGAACGGCGCTACCCCGGTTATTCCAGATTATATTTTGCCAAGTGGCGCTATGGAAGGCGACTCGCGGGTTGCCCGAAACGCCGACGGTACGTATGTCAACTACAATAGTGACATCAACTCCTCTAAATTCCTGCTGATTACGAAAGCCAACAAAACAGGCACGGACTGGATGGAGGAAATTTTCCGGACAGCCCCGATCCAGAACCACCAACTGGGCGTATCAGGCGGCAGCGAAAACGGTCGTTATGCGATGTCACTCAATTATTTCAATCAGGATGGAATCATGAAATACACGGGTTACAAACGGTATTCGCTCCGCGCCAACACTGAATTCAACGTAACAAAACGGGTGCGGCTTGGGCAGAATTTCCAAGTAGCCTATGGTGAACGTGTTGGTCAGCCGAATGGTAACAATGCGGAGAGTAACCCCATTTCATTTGCCTACCGGATTCAGCCGATCATTCCCGTGTATGATGTAGCGGGTAATTTTGCCGGTACACGCGGAGGAGATCTTGACAATGCCTTCAATCCAATGGCTGACCTCTACCGAAACAAAGATAATAAAGAGATCGAGGTTCGGTTGTTTGGCAATGCGTTCGCCGAAGTAGACATTCTGCCTAATCTGACGGCCCGTACTAGTTTCGGGATTGACTACAACAACTATAACTACCGCAACTATTCAATTCGGAATATCGAAGCATCAGAAGCACGTGGATCCAACAGCCTGACAACCAACAATAACTACGGCTGGACATGGACCTGGTACAATACGCTGACCTATAACATTAATCTGGGCGACCGGCACCGGTTCAACATCATTGCGGGTACAGAAGCGATCAAAAACTACTACGAAACGTTCGACGCTACCCGTACCAATTTCTTCGTGGATGACCTGGACAATCGCTACCTCAGCTCGGGCACCGGGGTTCAGACAAACAACGGCAGCGCATCGAACTGGAGCCTGGCCTCCGAATTCGCGAAGATCAACTATGGCCTGGACGATAAATACCTGCTTGATCTGACGGTCCGCCGGGACCGTTCCTCCCGATTTGCCCCGGAGTATCGGTCAGCGGTATTTCCGGCAGCCAGTGCGGGGTGGCGTATTTCAAAAGAGAATTTCTTCAAGCCCCTTACGTTTGTCGATGACCTGAAATTCCGGGTCGGGTTCGGTCAAACGGGTAACCAGGAAATTGGTAACTACAACTCCTTTACGCAGTTCAGTACCAACCCGATTACGTCGTTCTACGACATCAACGGCACGCGCACGTCGGCCGTATCGGGTTACGAACTAACGCAGTTTGGGAACATTCAGGCCAAGTGGGAAACGACGACCAGTCTGAACATCGGCTTTGATGCATCCCTGCTGAAGAATCGACTGAGTGTTGGTTTCGACTGGTACACCCGCACGACGTCAGACATGCTTTTCCCCGTTCAGCCCCCACTCACGCAAGGCGTCGCAACCAATCCGTTCCGGAATATTGGTTCGATGCGCAACCGGGGGGTTGACCTCATGATCGGTTACGGCGATAAAATTGGCACCCGCGGTTTAACCTACAACGTCAACGCCAATTTCAGCACGTATCGCAATGTCGTCACGAAAACGAACGGCGACCCCAGCACCCAGTATTTTGGTATCAATGATGAGCGCATCCAGAACTTCGTCGTAACGCAGCAGAATTATCCGATTGCCTCCTTTTTCGGCTATACGATCGATGGTATTTTCCAGTCTAACGAAGAAGCCAAAGCGCACCCTGTCCAGTTTGGGAACGCGGCTTCCGAAAACGTAGCCGGACGCTTTAAATTCCGGGATGTTAATGGCGATGGCGTTATCAACTCGCAGGACCTGAGCATCATTGGAAGCCCACACCCCAAGTTTACCTACGGCCTGAACGTTAGTCTGAACTACAAAAACTTCGGGCTGACCGTGTTCGGACAAGGTGTTCAGGGGAATCAGATTTTTAACTACGTTAAATACTGGACCGATTTTCCAACATTTGGCGGTAACCGCAGCACCCGAATGCTGTATCAATCCTGGCGTCCGGGCAGTACCGACGCCGTTCTGCCCCAGCTGCGGTCGAGCGATCAGGTGAGTATCCAGCCGTCGACCTACTATCTCGAAAGTGGCTCCTACTTTCGGATGAAGAATATTCAGCTCACCTACCAACTCCCGCAGGCCCTGCTGTCTCGCCTGAAACTGGGCGCTACGTCGGTCTATGTTCAGGGACAGAACCTGTTTACCGTCACGAAGTACTCGGGAATGGACCCGGAAATCAATCTGCGTTCGTACTCAGCTGGTAACGATCGGCAAATCGGTGTCGACGGTGGCTCGTATCCCGTAGCGAAAACCGTATTGGTCGGCCTGAACCTTTCTTTTTAA